A section of the Castanea sativa cultivar Marrone di Chiusa Pesio chromosome 12, ASM4071231v1 genome encodes:
- the LOC142618246 gene encoding putative carbohydrate esterase At4g34215: protein MSLNIFLAFLLAFSIVQSQELSPTKIFLLAGQSNMAGRGGVNNNTWNMIIPPESTPRPFILRLSLDKTWVVAHEPLHKDIDYTKVCGVGPGMPFAHELLAKDPNFGVIGLVPCAIGGTNITQWAKGSEDYTKLVQRADASLRSGGKIEALLWYQGESDTVSHNQTDGNIYKERLYNFFTNIRSDLNCPNLPIIQVALASGFNSTLEEIVRAVQLENDLPNLQTVDAKGLPLEGDGLHLSTPAQVQLGKMLADAFLNNFPKPIQ from the exons ATGTCTCTTAACATTTTTCTAGCATTTCTTCTGGCCTTCTCTATTGTTCAATCCCAAGAACTCAGCCCCACAAAGATATTTCTTTTGGCTGGGCAAAGCAACATGGCTGGGCGTGGTGGGGTTAACAACAACACATGGAACATGATAATCCCCCCAGAGAGCACTCCCAGGCCTTTCATTCTGCGACTCAGTTTAGACAAGACCTGGGTTGTAGCTCATGAGCCTCTTCACAAAGACATTGACTATACAAAGGTCTGTGGAGTTGGACCCGGCATGCCTTTTGCTCATGAGCTTTTGGCAAAGGACCCCAACTTTGGGGTGATTGGTCTTGTGCCCTGTGCCATTGGAGGTACTAATATCACTCAATGGGCCAAGGGTTCTGAAGATTACACAAAGTTGGTGCAAAGAGCTGATGCTTCCTTGAGGAGTGGTGGCAAAATCGAAGCACTTCTGTGGTATCAAGGGGAATCTGATACTGTTAGTCATAATCAAACCGATGgcaatatatataaggaaaggCTCTATAATTTCTTTACTAACATCAGAAGTGATCTGAACTGTCCTAATCTCCCTATAATACAG GTGGCTCTAGCTTCAGGTTTTAACAGCACCCTAGAAGAAATTGTTAGAGCAGTTCAGCTGGAAAATGACCTCCCAAACCTACAAACCGTTGATGCAAAAGGTCTGCCACTTGAAGGAGATGGGCTACACCTGTCAACCCCAGCCCAGGTTCAACTTGGAAAAATGTTGGCTGATGCATTCCTTAACAACTTCCCAAAGCCCATCCAGTGA